The following are from one region of the Arachis duranensis cultivar V14167 chromosome 10, aradu.V14167.gnm2.J7QH, whole genome shotgun sequence genome:
- the LOC107468344 gene encoding uncharacterized protein LOC107468344 isoform X1: MASKKKQSEGIALLSMYNDDGDDDMEDAEEDEEDNQEIGMRHEQNEDAAAGGFAAEVNLTATDTDRMAGIDSSNEGVADEVSTPAEKRRFGTPTPQRVNTNMVISPPQDQRGVAVLPSDSTRSGRGKLTIVDYGHDEVAMSPEPEEGEIGGSVRVMYGDQLNLTNGDLLDRTPSGAVHVMTPSNQANTPQLSEQLKSDTMNDDAMIGPDDAEPGEAGQDEQKAEDPLDKFLPPPPKAKCSEELQRKINKFLEYKKAGKSFNAEVRNRKNYRNPDFLLHAVRYQEIDQIGSCFSKDVFDPHGYDSSDFYDEIEADMRRESERKEHEKKKAQKMEFIAGGTQPGIVAAGAPRIGLPVAGGSAVAASGLVPPIADSINRDGRQNKKSKWDKVDGDRKNPLPSVGQDSVSTVGAHAAILSAVNAGSGYMLFVQQKRREAEVKRSTEKRSEIRS; the protein is encoded by the exons ATGGCATCCAAGAAGAAGCAATCTGAAGGTATAGCCTTATTGTCCATGTACAACGACGACGGAGACGACGATATGGAGGACGccgaagaagatgaagaagataacCAAGAGATAGGTATGCGCCACGAGCAGAACGAGGACGCCGCCGCCGGAGGATTCGCTGCGGAGGTAAATTTGACCGCCACCGACACGGATAGAATGGCAGGGATTGATTCAAGTAACGAGGGAGTTGCGGACGAGGTGTCCACGCCGGCGGAGAAGCGCAGGTTTGGAACTCCAACGCCGCAGCGTGTTAACACAAACATGGTAATTTCGCCGCCGCAAGATCAACGAGGGGTAGCGGTGCTGCCGTCGGATTCGACGAGGAGCGGGAGAGGAAAGCTTACTATAGTGGACTATGGCCATGACGAAGTTGCAATGTCACCTGAGCCTGAG GAAGGAGAGATAGGAGGTAGTGTTCGAGTCATGTATGGGGACCAGCTTAATTTGACCAATG GTGATTTGCTAGATAGAACACCATCTGGAGCAGTTCACGTTATGACACCTAGCAATCAAGCAAACACTCCTCAATTATCTGAGCAGTTGAAATCTGATACAATGAATGATGATGCCATGATTGGACCTGATGATGCAGAACCTGGAGAAGCAGGTCAAGATGAGCAAAAAGCTGAAGACCCATTGGATAAATTTCTCCCTCCTCCACCAAAAGCAAAATGCTCAGAGGAACTGCAA agaaaaataaataagttcttggAGTATAAGAAGGCTGGAAAAAGTTTTAATGCCGAAGTTCGCAACAGAAAGAACTATCGAAATCCTGACTTCTTATTGCATGCAGTGAGGTATCAAGAAATTGACCAAATAGGATCTTGCTTCAGTAAAGATGTATTTGACCCTCATGGATATGATTCAAGCGACTTCTATGATGAAATTG AGGCTGACATGAGGCGTGAAAGTGAAAGGAAAGAACATGAGAAGAAGAAAGCACAGAAGATGGAATTTATCGCTGGGGGAACACAACCGGGAATTGTAGCAGCAGGTGCTCCCAGAATTGGCTTGCCTGTTGCAG GTGGTTCTGCTGTGGCTGCAAGTGGTTTGGTGCCACCTATAGCTGACTCTATTAATCGGGATGGTAGAcagaacaaaaaatcaaaatgggATAAG GTGGATGGTGATCGAAAAAATCCTCTGCCCTCTGTGGGGCAGGATTCTGTATCCACTGTTGGGGCTCATGCAGCAATTCTATCTGCTGTTAATGCTGGCAGTGGGTACATGCTATTTGT GCAGCAAAAACGGCGAGAGGCAGAGGTGAAAAGATCTACTGAAAAGAGGTCGGAGATAAGATCGTGA
- the LOC107468360 gene encoding nucleobase-ascorbate transporter 2: protein MEASKPEEINHPPMDQLQGLEYCIDSNPSWVESIALGFQHYILALGTAVMIPSFLVPLMGGSDDDKVRVIQTLLFVEGINTLLQTLFGTRLPTVVGGSYAYMVPIISIIHDSSLVKIQDPHLRFLNTMRAVQGAMIVASSIQIILGFSQLWAICSRFFSPLGMAPVIALVGFGLFDRGFPVVGHCVEIGIPMLVLFVAFSQYLKSFHTRQIPILERFALLISTTIIWAYAHLLTASGAYKHRPELTQHNCRTDRANLISSAPWIKIPYPLEWGAPTFNVGHAFAMTAAVLVSLIESTGAYKGASRLASATPPPSHVLSRGIGWQGIGILLNGLFGTATGSSVSVENVGLLGSTRVGSRRVIQISAGFMIFFSMLGKFGAFFASIPLPIFAAAHCILFGLVASVGLSFLQFTNMNSLRNLFITGVALFLGLSIPEYFREYTAKALHGPTHTKARWFNDFLNTIFFSSPSVALIIAAFLDNTLDYKDSGKDRGMPWWAKFRSFKGDTRNEEFYTLPFNLNRFFPPS from the exons ATGGAAGCTTCTAAGCCAGAAGAGATAAACCACCCACCAATGGACCAGCTTCAAGGCTTGGAGTACTGTATAGACTCAAACCCATCTTGGG TGGAGTCAATAGCTCTTGGTTTCCAGCATTATATTCTGGCTTTAGGAACTGCTGTCATGATTCCTTCATTCCTTGTGCCTCTGATGGGAGGAAGTGAT GATGATAAAGTTAGGGTGATTCAGACACTGCTTTTTGTTGAAGGGATTAATACATTGCTACAGACACTCTTTGGAACCCGGTTACCAACAGTGGTAGGAGGATCTTATGCATACATGGTCCCCATTATATCTATAATCCATGATTCATCACTTGTGAAGATACAGGACCCTCATTTG AGATTTCTTAACACAATGAGAGCAGTCCAAGGTGCAATGATAGTAGCATcaagtatacaaattattttGGGTTTTAGTCAATTATGGGCCATTTGTTCTAG GTTTTTCAGTCCACTTGGAATGGCTCCAGTGATTGCATTAGTTGGTTTTGGATTATTTGACCGAGGTTTCCCtgtg GTTGGACATTGTGTTGAGATTGGAATTCCCATGTTAGTTCTGTTTGTAGCCTTCTCTCAG TACTTGAAAAGCTTCCATACCAGACAAATACCAATACTAGAGAGGTTTGCACTACTTATATCAACCACCATCATTTGGGCATATGCACATCTCTTAACAGCAAGTGGAGCATACAAACACCGCCCGGAACTAACCCAACATAATTGCAGAACAGACAGAGCCAATCTTATTTCTTCTGCTCCATG GATAAAGATCCCATACCCTCTTGAGTGGGGTGCTCCTACATTCAATGTTGGTCATGCTTTTGCAATGACAGCTGCAGTTTTAGTCTCCTTAATTGAG TCAACTGGGGCATACAAAGGTGCATCAAGACTGGCAAGTGCAACACCACCTCCTTCACATGTTCTAAGCCGTGGTATTGGCTGGCAGGGAATTGGAATACTGCTAAATGGACTTTTTGGAACAGCAACTGGTTCATCAGTTTCTGT AGAGAATGTGGGACTCCTTGGAAGCACTCGCGTTGGAAGTCGAAGGGTCATTCAAATTTCAGCTGGCTTTATGATATTCTTCTCAATGTTAG GAAAATTTGGAGCTTTCTTTGCATCAATACCCTTACCTATTTTTGCAGCTGCACACTGCATTCTATTTGGTCTTGTTG CTTCTGTGGGACTATCATTTCTGCAGTTCACTAACATGAACTCATTGAGGAACCTCTTTATTACTGGTGTTGCCCTTTTCTTAGGACTTTCCATTCCTGAGTATTTCAGAGAATACACTGCCAAGGCCCTTCATGGACCTACTCATACAAAGGCTAGATGG tTTAATGATTTCCTTAATACTATATTCTTCTCTTCACCAAGTGTTGCATTGATTATTGCTGCATTCTTGGACAACACACTTGATTACAAGGATAGTGGAAAGGATAGAGGAATGCCATGGTGGGCCAAGTTTAGATCATTCAAAGGAGATACCAGGAATGAAGAATTCTACACCCTCCCTTTCAACCTCAACCGGTTTTTCCCTCCATCTTAA
- the LOC107468245 gene encoding O-fucosyltransferase 8-like: MKDHKITSSCDILPSWKMVKKTLLLHHYGLRSDSSKYNYYSCRGIYVGKKHLWLQKHIKTIVVVLGLLGCLFLIDSFYISFFEFENPQPTTSSNNSSAFLQVKDSNIHVKQSPIQMYDRLLNMAGSALTEKEFKQEPSNLWAEPYQQASLWKPCADKNVKHNPGNIVKSNGYISVSANGGLNQQRVAICNAVAVASLLNATLVMPKFLYSNVWKDPSQFGDIYQEDYFMNILKDDIRIVKELPPNMKSKDSNAVGSQITDADLPKEATSADYIKIVLPILLKNGFVHFLGYGNRLGFDPLPFDIQRLRCKCNFHALKFAQKIQQAGSLLIKRIRKYSTPPSMLDTQLLGKFIEKKESHEYARGTTKYLALHLRFEIDMVAYSLCEFGGGENERKELQAYRESHFPLLLQRLKNSTFISAADLRKLGRCPLTPEEAGLVLAGLGFKRSTYIYLASSQIYGGTSRMDPFTRLYPNVITKENLLTPTELAPFKKFSSQLAALDFIACASADVFAMTDSGSQLSSLVSGLRTYYGSGHAPTLRPNKKRLSSILSENGTIGWNNFKDRIKKMIQEAQKLGTKGYGKSIYRHPRCQECMCKLH; the protein is encoded by the exons ATGAAAGATCACAAGATAACAAGCAGTTGTGATATCCTTCCTTCATGGAAGATGGTGAAAAAAACTTTGTTGCTTCATCATTATGGGCTGAGAAGTGATTCTTCAAagtataattattattcttgtagGGGAATCTATGTTGGAAAAAAGCACCTGTGGCTACAAAAGCACATCAAGaccattgttgttgttcttggaTTGTTGGGTTGTCTCTTCCTCATTGATTCCTTTTACATCTCTTTCTTTGAGTTTGAAAATCCTCAACCCACTACATCATCAAATAATTCAAGTGCGTTTCTTCAG GTTAAAGATTCCAACATCCACGTGAAGCAATCGCCAATTCAAATGTATGATCGGCTTCTAAACATGGCTGGCAGTGCTCTTACTGAG AAAGAGTTCAAGCAAGAGCCATCCAATTTATGGGCTGAACCATATCAGCAGGCATCTTTATGGAAACCATGTGCAGATAAAAATGTTAAACATAATCCAG GGAACATTGTGAAAAGTAATGGCTACATATCAGTAAGTGCAAATGGTGGCCTTAATCAACAACGAGTTGCT ATTTGCAATGCTGTTGCTGTGGCATCACTCCTTAATGCGACTCTAGTCATGCCAAAGTTTCTCTATAGCAATGTATGGAAGGATCCAAG CCAGTTTGGTGACATATACCAGGAAGACTATTTTATGAATATTCTGAAGGATGATATCAGAATAGTAAAGGAACTTCCACCTAATATGaaatcaaaagattcaaatgCTGTTGGTAGCCAG ATTACAGATGCAGATCTTCCAAAAGAGGCTACTTCTGCTGACTATATCAAAATTGTCCTTcctattctattaaaaaatggATTTGTTCACTTCCTAGGATATGGAAACAGACTTGGTTTTGATCCACTGCCTTTTGATATTCAG AGGTTAAGATGCAAATGCAATTTTCATGCTTTGAAATTTGCACAAAAAATTCAGCAAGCTGGGTCACTATTAATCAAAAGGATTAGAAAATATAGTACTCCACCAAGTATGCTAGACACTCAGTTGCTGGGGAAGTTCATTGAGAAGAAGGAGAGCCATGAATATGCTAGAGGCACAACCAAATACCTTGCTTTGCACTTGAGATTTGAAATAGATATGGTAGCCTATTCACTTTGTGAATTTGGAGGTGGTgaaaatgagagaaaagaaCTTCAAGCTTACAGAGAAAGCCATTTTCCTCTGCTCCTTCAGCGCTTGAAGAATTCGAC CTTTATTTCCGCGGCGGATTTGAGAAAATTGGGAAGATGTCCATTGACCCCAGAAGAAGCAGGTCTTGTTCTAGCAGGTCTTGGTTTCAAACGTAGTACATACATTTATTTGGCTAGTTCACAGATTTATGGAGGAACATCAAGAATGGATCCATTCACTAGACTTTATCCCAATGTGATCACAAAAGAGAATCTGCTCACACCTACTGAACTAGcaccttttaaaaaattttcttctcaG CTGGCTGCATTGGATTTCATTGCATGTGCAAGTGCTGATGTGTTTGCTATGACCGACTCTGGTAGCCAACTTTCATCATTGGTGTCTGGACTAAGAACCTACTATGGCAGCGGCCACGCTCCTACATTGCGGCCAAACAAGAAGAGGTTATCGTCAATTTTATCTGAGAATGGGACCATAGGATGGAATAATTTTAAAGATAGAATAAAGAAGATGATCCAAGAAGCTCAGAAGCTTGGAACAAAGGGTTATGGCAAAAGCATTTATAGACATCCTAGGTGCCAAGAGTGTATGTGTAAACTCCACTAG
- the LOC107468344 gene encoding uncharacterized protein LOC107468344 isoform X2 has product MASKKKQSEGIALLSMYNDDGDDDMEDAEEDEEDNQEIGMRHEQNEDAAAGGFAAEVNLTATDTDRMAGIDSSNEGVADEVSTPAEKRRFGTPTPQRVNTNMVISPPQDQRGVAVLPSDSTRSGRGKLTIVDYGHDEVAMSPEPEEGEIGGSVRVMYGDQLNLTNGDLLDRTPSGAVHVMTPSNQANTPQLSEQLKSDTMNDDAMIGPDDAEPGEAGQDEQKAEDPLDKFLPPPPKAKCSEELQRKINKFLEYKKAGKSFNAEVRNRKNYRNPDFLLHAVRYQEIDQIGSCFSKDVFDPHGYDSSDFYDEIEADMRRESERKEHEKKKAQKMEFIAGGTQPGIVAAGAPRIGLPVAGGSAVAASGLVPPIADSINRDGRQNKKSKWDKVDGDRKNPLPSVGQDSVSTVGAHAAILSAVNAGSGYMLFVGERRGD; this is encoded by the exons ATGGCATCCAAGAAGAAGCAATCTGAAGGTATAGCCTTATTGTCCATGTACAACGACGACGGAGACGACGATATGGAGGACGccgaagaagatgaagaagataacCAAGAGATAGGTATGCGCCACGAGCAGAACGAGGACGCCGCCGCCGGAGGATTCGCTGCGGAGGTAAATTTGACCGCCACCGACACGGATAGAATGGCAGGGATTGATTCAAGTAACGAGGGAGTTGCGGACGAGGTGTCCACGCCGGCGGAGAAGCGCAGGTTTGGAACTCCAACGCCGCAGCGTGTTAACACAAACATGGTAATTTCGCCGCCGCAAGATCAACGAGGGGTAGCGGTGCTGCCGTCGGATTCGACGAGGAGCGGGAGAGGAAAGCTTACTATAGTGGACTATGGCCATGACGAAGTTGCAATGTCACCTGAGCCTGAG GAAGGAGAGATAGGAGGTAGTGTTCGAGTCATGTATGGGGACCAGCTTAATTTGACCAATG GTGATTTGCTAGATAGAACACCATCTGGAGCAGTTCACGTTATGACACCTAGCAATCAAGCAAACACTCCTCAATTATCTGAGCAGTTGAAATCTGATACAATGAATGATGATGCCATGATTGGACCTGATGATGCAGAACCTGGAGAAGCAGGTCAAGATGAGCAAAAAGCTGAAGACCCATTGGATAAATTTCTCCCTCCTCCACCAAAAGCAAAATGCTCAGAGGAACTGCAA agaaaaataaataagttcttggAGTATAAGAAGGCTGGAAAAAGTTTTAATGCCGAAGTTCGCAACAGAAAGAACTATCGAAATCCTGACTTCTTATTGCATGCAGTGAGGTATCAAGAAATTGACCAAATAGGATCTTGCTTCAGTAAAGATGTATTTGACCCTCATGGATATGATTCAAGCGACTTCTATGATGAAATTG AGGCTGACATGAGGCGTGAAAGTGAAAGGAAAGAACATGAGAAGAAGAAAGCACAGAAGATGGAATTTATCGCTGGGGGAACACAACCGGGAATTGTAGCAGCAGGTGCTCCCAGAATTGGCTTGCCTGTTGCAG GTGGTTCTGCTGTGGCTGCAAGTGGTTTGGTGCCACCTATAGCTGACTCTATTAATCGGGATGGTAGAcagaacaaaaaatcaaaatgggATAAG GTGGATGGTGATCGAAAAAATCCTCTGCCCTCTGTGGGGCAGGATTCTGTATCCACTGTTGGGGCTCATGCAGCAATTCTATCTGCTGTTAATGCTGGCAGTGGGTACATGCTATTTGT AGGAGAGAGGAGGGGGGACTAG